From Chryseobacterium sp. IHB B 17019, one genomic window encodes:
- a CDS encoding ExbD/TolR family protein has protein sequence MKIQRRNKANPEFSLAAMTDVILLMLIFFMITSSAANQSAIEVNLPKAGAVEDNIPNPLVISIKPDGSYFVDDSPVTKDQLEAMIVNKLTNQTNKSFTIRADENTMHKDVVFVMEIAEKHKFNIAIATVKDK, from the coding sequence ATGAAAATTCAGAGAAGAAATAAGGCGAACCCGGAATTTAGTTTAGCAGCGATGACAGACGTTATCTTGCTGATGCTGATATTCTTTATGATTACTTCATCAGCAGCCAATCAAAGTGCTATTGAGGTTAATTTACCAAAGGCCGGAGCAGTGGAAGATAACATCCCAAATCCTTTGGTGATAAGCATAAAACCCGATGGCTCTTATTTTGTAGACGATAGTCCTGTTACGAAGGATCAACTGGAAGCAATGATTGTTAATAAATTAACCAATCAGACCAATAAATCTTTCACGATAAGAGCAGATGAAAACACCATGCATAAAGATGTGGTTTTTGTGATGGAAATTGCCGAAAAACATAAATTTAATATCGCCATTGCAACGGTTAAAGATAAATAG